ATGCGCCGGCTACTACGGCAGCTGGTTCGACATGATCGTCATGCGCCTGATGGACCTTCTCCTCGCCTTCCCGATCTTCCTGCTCGCCATCATGATCATGGTGATCCTGGGGCCGAGCACCTCCAACGTCGTCATCGCCCTGGCCATCGTCCGGATACCCATCTTCGCGCGCGTGGTGCGCGGAAGCGTTCTGGCCGTGAAGGAACTCGATTATGTAGACGGCGCCCGATCCATCTCGGTATCCGACAGCCGCCTCCTGTTCCGGCACGTTCTCCCGAACTGTCTGGCTCCCATCATCGTCACGGCCAGCCTTTCGATGGCCTTTGCGATTCTGGTGGAAGCGAGCCTCTCCTTCCTGGGACTGGGCACCCAGCCGCCCACCCCGTCCTGGGGATTCGACCTGAAACAAAACCTCATCGCCCTCGAGGATACCGCCTCCATCATCATCGCCCCGGGAATGGCCATTATGTTCACCGTCCTGGGATTCAATCTCTTTGGCGACGGACTCCGCGACGCACTCGACCCCCGCACCATCGAATAAAAAGCCACCGCTGGATTTTTTCGGATCAATCCCGCATAAAATACCCTTTCCCCATCCGCGGCATGAGGCCGGGCGCCGGCCTCTTCGCAGAGGAGCTCTTTCCGTGCCGTCATCCCGCCCGCCCGCAAAAGGAAAGGTCTATCTCTCCTCCGCGGAGGCC
The bacterium DNA segment above includes these coding regions:
- a CDS encoding ABC transporter permease, producing the protein MVLEQEIIRVAVPEAEGATGDSGMLSIFWRRLRRNKSAMTGLFIILILLFCAAFANWIAPFSYENPAGEGLQSPSWTHLFGTDAIGRDMFSRVIHGTRVALFIGLGSIVLAFTVGLPLGICAGYYGSWFDMIVMRLMDLLLAFPIFLLAIMIMVILGPSTSNVVIALAIVRIPIFARVVRGSVLAVKELDYVDGARSISVSDSRLLFRHVLPNCLAPIIVTASLSMAFAILVEASLSFLGLGTQPPTPSWGFDLKQNLIALEDTASIIIAPGMAIMFTVLGFNLFGDGLRDALDPRTIE